From Vigna angularis cultivar LongXiaoDou No.4 chromosome 11, ASM1680809v1, whole genome shotgun sequence:
aaccccactcatactaaaaaaataaaaataaaataaaaaaacttgcCTAGGAGTGTGAACACAAGGGTAAGAATAATATGTCGCGAGACATAAGTGAACAAGTGATGACCAACAAAAACGTGCGAGATGGTAGCAAGAATGCAAACAAACATATAACAAAAATGTAGGTGAACGACGATGAGCAACATCATAAGTAGAACATGTAGTAATGGTGGCAGACGTTAACGACAAAATGAGTGACGACCAACAATAGCAACATAAGCGGCGACATTGCATTTAGTAGTGACAACAATGTAGGTATTGAGAAGGGTGGACAATGACACAAGATGCTGAGAAGAGTGACGATGAGAGAAAACTCATGTTTGTGGGAGCGGGAAGcaaaaatagaaatatgaaCAAATGTGTAGAGGTAAAAAAACAACAGccttcaaaaaaattattaaagtaaccTATTTGtccttatctttttctttccgGTTTCTTCCTCCTCCGCAAATATATCCATATCTTCCCTTCTTCTTCCGGAAGTGCCCCTTCTTTTTCCTCTAATGACACACCCCTATTTTCCATTTATCACCTTCTTTATTCATTCACACACCTCTTTCATTCTTcaacttcatatttttttcctaaaaatatattatatattatgtaatttagaatatatatatatatatatatatatatatatatttattttgtattttagattgTATTTTTTGGaatatgcaaaataaaaaataattttagattacacaatttaaaataattttttatttcaattcaaaataatttacaaattttatattttgaattatgtatTCTAAAAGGTCGCTTGATTGTATACCAtataactcaaaataaaaatcctaaactaaaaggtaaaattagaattttcaaATGTATACGAGTgcttgatgaaattgtggaggTCCAGTAAGGCCACGTTTTTTTCTTCCATTGGTTGTTTGTTAATATGAAAGTAACAACAACGTCTatagaatttaaaatacaagaaaaataaaatattattggtaAATATAATGAGATTATTATTGTTTTGAGAAGGAAAAAACATTATTAGATAACTCTCTAAAAATGGCAGCAAACACTTCAATGCCATGAAAACACTTACAGTTACAAATCAAACATGTTACAATCAAGAGGGAAGACTTAACCCAATggaaaacaagaaagaaataaaaagtttataatacaagaaaattatttatacaaatgAATCCAATTTGGTTGGAATGTCTCTAACCTCTCTTTTGCAAGTAAGAAGAATCGATGTTTACAGGATAAAGATCTGCTGCAGAAGTAGATGAGGAAGTCCATTGCTCATCCTTTGAGATACTCAACTCTTGGTAGTATTGCCTCATTTTCTccatcttcttctcttccaaatcattttccTCTGAAAACACTTCCTCAATAACAGTTCTTCCTTCCAGCATGCTTACCACTGATGACATGTTTGGCCTACGTTGTGTAGTAACATTCGTGCACAACAGAGCCACCCTTATCAAGACTAACACCTCCTCTTTGTTGAAGTCTGTGCCCAATCTTCTATCAACTAGCTCCATTAGATCACCTTTCTCTTTCAACAGATTTGCCTGCAAAATACAACATTAGTATTATCAAAGACAGTTCAAATCAACACTAGTTGAAAATGCTTACCCATTCAAGAATGGAGAACGATTGTTCTTTTGGACGGTGAATGGTATTGTTCCTTCCATTTATAATTTCCAAGACAACAACTCCAAAGCTATAGACGTCTGCTTTATCAGTCAAATAACCATGCATGGCATATTCTGGAGCCATATATCCACTataagatgaaaatgaaaaagtttatCAGTTGCATCACATAAtaatcctttctctttcttctaagTCACTTATCTCAATAAGATTCCTATTATTTCTCTATGAAAGTAAGAAAGAAGGCATAGGAGCTTACTATGTTCCAGCTATTCGGGTGCTAATATGAGTATTTTCTTCCTCATCCAGTTTGGCCAAACCAAAGTCTGATATCTTTGGGTTGAGATCTTTATCAAGCAACACATTAGTGGTCTTGATGTCTCTATGAACAACCTTCAATCTTGATTCTTCATGGAGGTATGCCAAACCTCTAGCAATACCAATACATATCTTGTATCTTGTTGCCCAGTCCAATCTTATTTGGTGTTCTTCAGGTCCTTCATTGGTAAAATCATAGAAATCAGACCACACAACCATATTGTCATATTCAttacttaatatataaaataaatgataataagtaaaatttgatgatataataaGGAGACTTACCAAATAAAGCACGAGCAAGGCTATTGTTTTCCATATATTCATATACCAATAAGAGTTGATCACCCTCCACACAGCATCCATAAAGTTTAACAAGACAAGGATGTTGCAAAGCAGAAATCATGCCTATCTCTGTTATAAACTCACGATTTCCTTGCTTTGATTTAGAAGAAAGTTGCTTCACTGCTACTAGTGTTCCATCTGATAGACATCCCTGCATTTACCATGTATACAGAGTTATTGCAATGTAAAATGTGAACTTGTATAAATGTGTGCTAATATAGACAATTTAATACATAATGCAAAATACCTTGTACACAGGACCAAATCCTCCTTCTCCAATCTTATTTGCAGCATCAAAGTTGTTTGTTGCTACTTTGATTTCtcttaaagaaaacaaaccGGTTCGCAGGTCTAAACTCCTTATCTCTGTTAATTGAGGTAGAAGAAATGTCAGAGACCTTTTACAATGACAATTTTTCATGTTTACGCTCTCTTGAGTGCAAGCCTGCTACTTGATACTTAGCAAGAAAGCCAGTAGTCTTAAAGgttaaataataagataaacCAATCAAGGCACATACTCAATCTTACAGAACatgaaaaaatttcattttttttcacattcaTAAATCTGTGTTTTAGAATAATGTTTGATTGATAATCATGACAATAATTAAAGGAATTTCTTTGCTTACCTTTTTctaaagaatttttctttcctAGACATCCTTTCCACCAAAGAATACCAAGTACAATGATGATAACTATTGCTACTGCAACCACAATTCCAGCCACAGCTCCTGCAGATATGCCACTTCCATTTTCTGAGGGTGGTGTAAAGTCTGTTTGATACAAGAGACATTAGATGATAATATCTAGACCACATAGTATGAtcataataaacttttatagCAAATAACAACTCACTAGGTTCCACTTGTATAGCTGATATAAGAGGACCATATACTGATCTAAATGGGAGACTAGTTGTCCCTTTTCCAGCCCAATACAAACGTATCTCCAAAGTACTATTACTCACAACTGCAGTGAAGGGTTTTTTTATTGCTTTACCAATTCCTCCTGCTTCTTCTACAATATTGAAGTCCTTCTGCACCAGCTCTCCCTGCAACATTTAATTCAAATCTTAATGGTTCATGATGAATACAAGCCTTAAATGTTTCAATCTTCTTACTGTTTAAAATATTGTAGCAAATAGTAATTGGTTTGATTAATGAAGTTTCCATGGAGACTATAAAGTGGAAAATATACACttattaagatatttatgtaaaatatgaaagatctttatgaaaaaggtaaaagtGTTAACCATATACATATCTATACCTGAATATAGATGTCAAATACTCGTCTTCCTAAACTGTTAAATGTTTGATCATTAATAAACATGATTTCTGCAAAATGTAGATTAACTGTGTAGTTTCCATTTCCCAAGCAAAATCCATAGTAAGTTAGAGAAGTGGGAGAAACTCGTGCATCCATGTAGAGATCAGCTTTGTCCACAGAAAGAGATGATTTATTTTGCGAGATAGAATAGTCGCCAGCATCCATAAAGTTACCAGTAGTGATAAATGCCCAATTTTTTGATCCACTTCGGTGAAATCTAGCTGGACCTCCATTATCTAAATCATCATCATATGTGCTTTTGCCTTCTGTTATCATCTTTCCACCACAATTTATATGAAGGGAGTATGAGCCTAGGACAAACATGACAAGGTCAGCAATgatgaaattaagaaaagaagatcTTCAAAATGGCACCAAACTAAACCTAAATGTATTGTTTGTATTATCATAAAATGTTAAGTGATTTCACATTACTAACTTTTAGAGtaccaaaataataatttgtacaCAAGCATGGTAGTTTTGGTTTCCTTTACTTCATGAAAggattcaaataaatatttataaaaggtTTCTTTGAAGAAACTTACTTTTCTGACAGACATTGTTTCCCAGGCAAGCAGCTGTTCCTCTGAGAAAATGATCGAAGGGGTGAAATGAATTAGCTTAATATCATCAAAGCCAATATAAGATTCCTAagataataaattgaaaaactatatacttgtaataaaaatagtaaacttACGAGTCATTGTGCGTTTTGGAGCTAGAAAACAAGTTCCTGTGACATATAACAGAAGACTATGAGTTATACTCTTCAATTTGAAACCAAAAATGCACATAACTACAAGGATTCTTACACATTTCCATTCTGACATGTAGGACTCCCTTGGATTGTGAAGTTGTTATATGAAATATCTCTGCATACAAGTTATAAAACCATTAATCCAATAAAGAAGAGGCAGAATCAAACTACAAAGcaataaaagtttcaaaaatatttctttactACGAATAGGTGAACTATTCCTGTACGTAGGATTTGAAAGAGAACTTACATATTGTCAGCTTTATATGTCCATGCAGGTACTTCTCCATTGAGAAGATTTCCAGTTAAATATCTACGTTACATTAAATATGAAGGGATTAATATACAGAACCTAATATTTATTGATGATCCAACATTAAGTAAAATAAGCTAACCATCCTTAATTACACCCATTTACCAGTGTTCTTGTTCTCTGTAAAGTATACTCTGAATTAAACgtaaaatttacttaaatatcatctaattaaatttaagagatttattctttttttgtaTTGAATAACTTAACTCAATTATGATTGGGTTGAGTTGATCACCAATGATTCAAATAAACCATCACCT
This genomic window contains:
- the LOC108332998 gene encoding probable leucine-rich repeat receptor-like serine/threonine-protein kinase At3g14840, encoding MRVSYPRFFLFLLLLAVFCFASLASGATLPQDEVEALKDVARTLGKKDWDFSVDPCSGERNWTSVVQVKGSENELRCNCSYNNDTVCHVTNIILKAQNLPGNLPQDLFRLPFIQEFDVSRNYLNGSIPKEWGTTKLVNISLLGNRLTGSIPKEIANISTLQSLVVEANQLSGALPLELGNLPQIQRLLLSSNNFTGELPESLNKLTTLQDIRLGDNQFSGKIPDFIQSWTSLQKLVIQGSGFDGPLPSGISLLKNLTDLRISDLNGSEQSTFPQLNNMTLKYLILRNCNINGTLPTYLGTMTTLKNLDLSFNKLTGPIPNDYEALRNVDYIYLTGNLLNGEVPAWTYKADNIDISYNNFTIQGSPTCQNGNVNLFSSSKTHNDSGTAACLGNNVCQKSSYSLHINCGGKMITEGKSTYDDDLDNGGPARFHRSGSKNWAFITTGNFMDAGDYSISQNKSSLSVDKADLYMDARVSPTSLTYYGFCLGNGNYTVNLHFAEIMFINDQTFNSLGRRVFDIYIQGELVQKDFNIVEEAGGIGKAIKKPFTAVVSNSTLEIRLYWAGKGTTSLPFRSVYGPLISAIQVEPNFTPPSENGSGISAGAVAGIVVAVAIVIIIVLGILWWKGCLGKKNSLEKEIRSLDLRTGLFSLREIKVATNNFDAANKIGEGGFGPVYKGCLSDGTLVAVKQLSSKSKQGNREFITEIGMISALQHPCLVKLYGCCVEGDQLLLVYEYMENNSLARALFGPEEHQIRLDWATRYKICIGIARGLAYLHEESRLKVVHRDIKTTNVLLDKDLNPKISDFGLAKLDEEENTHISTRIAGTYGYMAPEYAMHGYLTDKADVYSFGVVVLEIINGRNNTIHRPKEQSFSILEWANLLKEKGDLMELVDRRLGTDFNKEEVLVLIRVALLCTNVTTQRRPNMSSVVSMLEGRTVIEEVFSEENDLEEKKMEKMRQYYQELSISKDEQWTSSSTSAADLYPVNIDSSYLQKRG